The Perognathus longimembris pacificus isolate PPM17 chromosome 3, ASM2315922v1, whole genome shotgun sequence nucleotide sequence GCGTGCAAGCAGAATGTGAGGTGTAAGCgccgaggggagggaggaaagcagaagCTGATGAACCTGAGGTGCGGGAGGCTGGAGGGAAGAAGCGGGCAAGGGGGCAGAGCAGGGGGGAGACAGAGCCCCCCCCAGCCTCTGCACGGAGAAGTGGCAGTCACGCTTTACGCTTGGCAGCTGGAGCCACGGGCCCTGGCCGGGAAAAGGTCCAGCCCATCTCGGGGGTCCCTCCACCACTGCCTTGCCCTGCGTGTGTCAGTGGTATTAAGGAAGCAAGATAGCCTGCTCCCCCTCTCCAACCgaggaggaaagacaagaaagagtTAGTGTTCAGAGGATGAGCCCCGTTAGCCCGTCACCCCCAATCCCTGAAGGCTGTGTCGGGCCCTGGCTGCGGGAAGCACCTCCTACCTGGTCGCCTGGAGCCCTCTTGTCTCCGCTGCTGCCCTGTAGAAGGCCCGTCTCTTCTGGGAGCTTATCTGACTTAACTTCAACTACAAATTCGCTCTTACGAGACGGGGGCAGCGtgctgggaggagggaggtgagAGGTTGGCGGTGGggggcgaggcgggggggggccgCTGGGAAGGACACTGGACGGGCATGGGCTCGTGGGTGCTCTGGGCCAGCTTTGGGGAGGATTTCAGGTAAGGAAACGAGAAAGCGTGCTCGATGGCGGCTGGGCAGTGGGCCCCTTCCCAGGGTCCCATTCCTGTGCCTGAGGGCGGAGCAGACACGGGGCAGCAAGGCCAGGGCCCCCGAGGAGGCAGCTAGCAGCacaggaggcggggagggggcgtggccgggagCCAGGCTTACATCTCTTGCTTGCCTGACCGCCCGCAGGGCAGCTTGCCCTTCTTATAGAAGAAGTAGAGGACGGCGCCCAGCACGGCCAGCACCAGAACGCACACGATCACCGCCACGATCACCACGCCCTTGCTCTCGGGCTCCGGCAGCTTCTTCTCTGTCGCCAGGAGACGGTCCTCGTCATGCTGGGCTTTGGGCCTCTAcctcgcccccgcccccacccctggccACGGCCGCCCCACGCAGCCCAGAGCCGATTAGAGGGGCCGCTACTCACCTTCCTCCGGAGGACCccctgcggggcgcggggcggaaaGGGGGCCCTGGCACAGTTCTCCTGCCAGGCCCGGCTTACCTGTGGAGGTGCTGTTGGCTCTGGCATGAGGACTGACCACGGTGGTGCTGCGGCCAGTGGTTGTGTTGGAGTCGGGTGGGAGGGTGGTTAAGCTGACTAGGAGCAGAGGGGGGGTTGTTAGCAGCACGTGTTAATGGCGCGCCCCGGGAACGCCCTGCCGGCTCTGCAGGGAGACAGCCCTCACCCGGCTGCAGGAGGAGGAGCGTGGCGTTCCTCCCCAGGGAGTTGGAGGCCGCGCATTCCACGCCCGTGGCCAACAGCTCTGGGGTCACAAGGACAGTCAGGGTGCTCAGCACGGTCTGCAGGTCCAGCTCCCGCTGGCTCGCCTGTGAGCAGGGACGAGgctcagggggtggggaggatctCCGGCtgacgggaggaggggagggcgggccggGCCCCCTCACCGTGCCGTTGGCGCTCCAGGAGACGGTGGGCTGCGGATGGCCGGAGGCCTCGCAGGACAGATTGAGTGTCGCGTTCTCCTTCACCCACACCTTCCTCTCCTTCACGGCCATCCACGGGGGCCCTGGGGGGTGACGAGCAAGGGCGAGGTGGCCAACGGGGCCTGCCTGCCCCCCTCTGGAGCTCCCACGACAGCAGGTGGATCTGGCTCCCAAAGAGCTCCAGGCCGCCCTCCTCGGGGGTGATCTGGTCTCTGCCCCGAGGGCCTTACCAAACACGGCCACGGTGACCAGCCGAGTGCCGTTCAGTCCAGGAACGCTGGGGACGGAGGCCACGCACAGGTAGCCGCCGGCCGCCTCCCGCCTCAGGCTGCCAAACCGGAGCACAGAGCCCTCCTCCAACACCTGGCCCGTCTAGGGCGAGAGGCGGGTCAGAGAGCCCGAGGGGCAAGCCGCCGTCACCCTAGCTCCGGACCCGCGGGGTACCTTTGCTCTCAGCCACTGGAACTCCAGGTCCTTGTTACTGTCGGCCTCGCAGGTCAGCTCGAGGCTGCTGCCTTCCGGGCCCTCGGGGGCTTCGGGGCTGACTCGAACGTCCGACACATCTGGGGGGCACAGCGTTGGGGGTGAGCCTGGGCAGGGTGCAGCCAGGCCCCCACCGCCCCAGCCGGCCCCCCTGCCCCTCACAGTTCACCAGCAGCTCCTGGGGGGCGCTCGGCAGCGATATCATGGTTTCCAAGTCTAGGCCCTGGCACTCGTAGAGTCCACTGTGCTGCTTCTGGGCGGGGTCCAAGATCAGGATGCCATTGTCCGGGGTTCTCACTTCCTCCATCTCCTGGGTGCCGGGGTTCTAGGAAAGCAAGAAGGGGTGAGCACAGCACCCCTCAGCGGTGTGGCTGTGTCTCTGCCCAGCTTGGGGCCCTCCAGACCTGCTTGTTGATGTTGAAGTGGGGCGGGGGGTTGCCATCAGCCAAGCACCTGATCACCACGTGGTCCCCTTCCTTCAGCTCTCCCACAGGCTCCACCTCCATCCACACGCTCTCGGCTGGGTCTGCGGGCCACCGGGGAGGAGCTCAGCTCGGCGGGCGGCCTGGGGCTGGGCGGGGAGAGGCCGGCAGGCTCACCCCCAGAGAGCAAGCAGAGGAACTCCCGGGCACTCACAGAACACAGGGACAGTGACTTCCTTGGATTCTTTCATGTGGTTCCCACTGGGCAGCCGGTAGCTGAGCTCACAGTAAAACTGAGCGTCTTTGTCCTCCTTCACCAGCTGAGCCTTCAGCACACTCCGCAAGGTGTACAGGCCGTTCGACTCCACGATCTGGGATGACTGAATGTGCACACCTGGGCAGGGAGCAGGGAGCAAGGCTCAGCCCCACCCATGGCCTCCAAGAGGGGTGACCCGGGCACCTGCAGACCCTTGCCCCCGGAGAGAGAGTCAGGGTCCGATGCAAACCGGCAACCCTTCAGCACTTTACTGATCACTGCCTGTCCTAGAAAAACaagccaggcgttggtggctcgTTCCTGTGATCcgagcgactcaggaggctgagattttgggattgtagtttgaagccagctggggcaggaaagtccttgagtctcttatctccaatgaaccaccaaaaagccagaagtggagttgtggctcaagtgatagggaaccagccttgagcaaaaaagctaaaggacacagcaccctggtcctgatttcaacccagtactggcacaaagaggaaaaaaaaaatgacacgcAAGCTCATGTACAATGGAGTGTACTCGATAATGTTTCAATGGTAAAGAAGTATGAGGGGTTGGGTGGAACCGAAGCTCGATGGTAGAACACGTGATTAAataggctctgggttccattcctagtATCTCAGTGGGTAGGGCCGCCCTTTGCACGGTGGGGTGTTTAGCAGCATCTCTGACCTCTATCCTCTACGCGCTCCGTGTTCATGCGGCAATCTCTACCACCTCCAGCCGCTGCCAAGTACCTCTGGAGAGCGTGCCTTTACAAACTCACCCCTGGTTAAGAACCACTGGCCCGCGTACCGTTTAAACCGTTATGGGACCGTTTCGAGCATCCCTCgcatggctttttaaattttttgagccTGCAAACTGAAGGGAAGCGTGAGCTGGTGTGTACAGTGCAGCAAATCCTACTCACGGTTCTTCTCCTCCCTCAGGGGGCGACGGTTCTTGTACCAGATGACTTGAGGAATGGGGTACCCGTTCCTCCCCACACAGGTGGCAACCTGAGGAGAGCAGAGGGTGCATTCCCTTGCCTGTCACCCCCAGGCCCCTTCAGCCCCTGCTTATTACCCCCCGCCACCGGGGCCTAGCTCACCTCCTCCGGCTCCTTGCTGTCCACAGGGATGCCCACCGCATTGGTCTCGATGGTCGGCTCCTCTGGCGCTTCTACAAGGGAAGGAAACGGTCGGGGTGGCGGTCCCCACGCCCCTGACCCGCACTGCTCGgggagaaatgggggggggggcagtgctcaCTGTAGACACGGAGCTGGATGCGGTGATCCTGGAGCCGGGGGTTCTTGCTCTGACACAGGAAGATGCGGTCGTCGTGGGGGGTCACTTGCCGCAGGGCCAGAGTGGCCCCTGGGCCCTGGAGGCTGAGCCGCTGCTGGTACTCGCCATCTgcgctctggccctggccctggcgcaCGTGGAAGATGGCTGTCTGCTTTTCCTTGTGGAcctgaagggagaggaggggaagggggtgagGGTCCTGGGCTCCCCGAGGGCAGACCTCCCCACTCCACGCCACCCTTCCGAAGCCCAAGCACTCACAGAAAACCAGTCCACCTGGCTGAGGTTGCCCAGGGCATGGGGAGAAGGGCCGCATCTCAGAAGGGCTGTGCCACCCACTTCCACTTCCACCAGCTCTGGGGCTGGCTGCTCAGCTTCTCCAGGCacacctggggggagggagggggcacccCGGCAGCTGCGTCAGCCCTAGCTCTGCAGCTGTTCCGGGGAGGCCCTGTCCTCCCtaaactccccctccccctgccgtcCCAGCCAGGGCCATCCCTGGGCCTGGGAGCCAAGATGGGGCACCCAGCACCTCCCAGAAGAGGCTGGCAAGGGACGGAGGGAGGCAAACGGGCTGTGGTCCAAGAGGAAGTCCCCTTGGCTCCtggccccctcctctcctctcccagtgAGCTCAGAGAGTGGGAATGCGAGGCATGTGCCAGGCTGGGGCACACAGGCCCCTTTGTGTCCCCACCCTCAAGGGAAGATATCACTCTTCTACTCCCCCCTCCCGCAAGTCCCctccccccgtgccccccccccccccaagactcaGTGAGCCAAGTCCAGCCAGACGCTCCCATCTATCTCGGCAATGTGCAAATGCACAGTCAGGAGACCCCGGCTCTGGGGGTGCGGCAGggatggaggggtcagggcccgggccgggcggggTGACGTCAGCAGTGCCAGCACGCTGCCCGCGccggccgggagggagggggtgaggtCACCGCTCGCCATctggccggggcgcggggggcaggTGGAGGCCGCCCTGCCCGTGCCGGGCCGGAGCCGTGGATCCCTCGCTCCCCGGGGCTGCAGGCGCGGGGAAGGGCGCGGCCGCCGGACGCGGCAGCTGCGGAGCCGGGCTTAGCCCTTTCCCCAGAAATAAGGGCGGGCGTGCCAGGCGCCAGGGGACCGGGGCGCCCCAGGGACGCGGCTGGCAGGGCccgggctccccccgcccccccaggcggCGAGCGGCGGGGAGCCGGGGAAGGAGCCAGAAGTGCCGCGCGACGCCGCTGTGGCCCCGGCGGCTCGGCGCTCGGGCCTCTCCCCTTCCCATCGCCCCCAGACGCTTCTGGAAGAAGTGCTCGGCGCTCCGTGCCCGCCACCTGTGATCCGGTCACCCCCGGCGCCGGGCGCCCCAGCCGGCGCGCCGCCCGCGCCCAcgccccgcgcggcccccgccctccccgccctcccgaggcccggagggggggaaggggtcggcgcgcccccacccaccccggccaGGGGCGCTGCTCGGCCCAGCAACAGGCGGCGCGGAGGCCGGGGTTCGGGGGTGCGCTTCGGCTGCGCGTCCCGCCGCGGAGGCAGCGGGGGTCCCCGCAGAATGAGCACCTGCGGGGAGCCCCCCGAGACCCCCCCAGGGctctgccccgcccctccccgctcccgccggcccggcccctcgGGATACTCGGATCCCCGCGGCAAACCAGCgttgcgcgcgcgcgcggggcgctAGGGCGCCGGCGACCCCGGCACGCGGAGCGAGCGCCCCACGGGGCGCAAGGGGAGCCCCGGCCCCACCGCGCTTCTAGCTCCGCTCCCGGGCAGTCTCCGCTCCGGACCCCCGGCCCGGGCCCGTCCGGAGCACGGGCGCCCCGGCGAACTCACCCGAGGCGCCGCGCCAGCAGCAGCCGGCGACGACCAGGAGGACGCGGACGAGCGCGGGCGACCCCATGCTTCCCGGCCGGAGGGCGAGCGCCGAGTGCGGAGCTCGCGGCCGCCGGGGGCTGACgtcaggggggcggggagggggccccgagcgcggccgccccgccccgccgcgcgcagccccccgcccccgccccgccgcccggggaGGCGGGCCCCGAGCGAGCGCCGGCCCGGCGCGGCGCCCCTGCGCGCGGCGGAGGTAGGGCGGCGtccgcccccccggcccccggcggcgcggcgggcgggcgggcgcggggaggcTGAGCGGGCCGTGGCAGGTGTGGGGGAGCCGGACCGGCTGGCCCGAGGCCTGCCCAGGGCCGAACCCGGGCGCCGCAGCTGCGCCCTACCCGGCTCAGCGCCTGGCAGCCGGTGTCGCCCTGGGGGACCCCCTGGCGGAGGAGTGAGCGGACCCAGTCCAAGGTGGCCCcgatgggggggtggagggtctcCCATTCCGCCCCTCGATGTGGGAACGGGGCCCTGTGACTCCCAGGGTAATCGATCCACTGCGGCGGCGGGGGCCTGGTGCTGCCCCGCAGCCCCGGGGGGGACTCTGCGCCAGGTCCCGCAGCCCCAGAGGTGTCTGCGGAGCGCCCGGGCCGCCCCTTCGCACTCGAGCTCCTggacggggcagggcagggcctgaACTCACAGGCCCAGGGTGGGCATCGTCCACGCCCAGGCCTGGGGAGCTCCGTGCCTGCCTCCTCACTCAGCCCGGCCTCAGACTCCGTTCTCTGAGTGAATGGTAAAAGGGGAGGCAAGacttagtgggggggggggggccgcggggtcCTCAACTCTGGCCGTTCCTCCCAACTCTCCAAGCCAGATCTGATCACCTGCAGCTCCCCAGCCCCGTCTGCACAGCCAGGTGTGGGGAGCTCTAAAGCCTCTCTTCCCCCGCCAGGCCCCAGCCTCTTCTGGAGTCTCCTGGCCTCTCGAGCTAAGACTCCAAAGAAAAGTGCACAGCTCTTGCTGCAAAGACCCCAACCATCTCCTGTGGCCCCTTCACCGGAGTCAAGCGGGGGCCTGGGCTTAGCCTCGTCGTGGCTTCAGACAGTCTTCCTGCTGGCCGGGGGGAGGCACCAAGGGAGGCAAACAAGGCCGGAGATGGCCAGGTGACTTGGGAGCGCGCGGGGCGGTGGTGTAATGACGCAGAGATGACTGGCAAACCGCGGCCGCCTGGTCTTTCAGAGCCCCgctgaccccctccctccctccctccctccattcatctcTAGCCCGAGATCCTGGTGGGGGAGAGCACGCGTAGGGCCCCCGGGCCCCCACTGCCCGGAGTGATCACACAGACGCtggccccaggcccagagcagAATGGACCGAGGAGAGCGGGCTTGTTGGCGGCGGGGCCGGAGTGGAAATGGCTGAAGGATGCTGGGTGCCCTGGCAGGCCAGGAGCTGGGCACGGAGcagctcccctgcccccccaccccaccccacttaaCACCATTAACTAATCACGCTCTTCTCCAGAGGCCAGAAAACAAAGACAGCTAACCACCAAGGACAGTCGGTTCTGGATTCTTCTTCCGCCCTTTGGAGAGAGGAGCCAGGTGGGGGTTGGAAGAGGCTCTGCAGTGAAAGGGAAATAAGATTAGAGGCCAGGGTGACAGCCCCTCCTCCGCCAGCCAGGCCGCGGCGGACAAGCGCTGAGTCTGTGCCTTGGAGAAGCAGTAGCCCCGGGCAGCCACAgtgggtgggagggggcaggggacacGCAGCTTAGGGACCAGGGGGGGTGGGCGCTTTGGGATTCCACACCAAAGACGGGTCAGGACCTTGGAGGGGATTCAGAAGGAATGGGTCGGCAAGGCAAGGCTGGGGGGCAGAACAATCCTCCACGGAGGCTAGTGCAGCCTTCCACCAGGCAGAAATGCCATCGCCTGGGCTGGCAAGCAATCTTACTTGACTTAAGCCAAGGCCAGAGGAAGGGGAGAGTTCTAATCCTGCCCCGCTTTCCTCCTCCACTCATGGTAGGCCTAggcaccctccccgcccccccccaagaaaactcCCGCCTTTGCAACATGCTCCCTGTGTATCTCTCTGGTTTAGG carries:
- the Mcam gene encoding cell surface glycoprotein MUC18, translating into MGSPALVRVLLVVAGCCWRGASGVPGEAEQPAPELVEVEVGGTALLRCGPSPHALGNLSQVDWFSVHKEKQTAIFHVRQGQGQSADGEYQQRLSLQGPGATLALRQVTPHDDRIFLCQSKNPRLQDHRIQLRVYKAPEEPTIETNAVGIPVDSKEPEEVATCVGRNGYPIPQVIWYKNRRPLREEKNRVHIQSSQIVESNGLYTLRSVLKAQLVKEDKDAQFYCELSYRLPSGNHMKESKEVTVPVFYPAESVWMEVEPVGELKEGDHVVIRCLADGNPPPHFNINKQNPGTQEMEEVRTPDNGILILDPAQKQHSGLYECQGLDLETMISLPSAPQELLVNYVSDVRVSPEAPEGPEGSSLELTCEADSNKDLEFQWLRAKTGQVLEEGSVLRFGSLRREAAGGYLCVASVPSVPGLNGTRLVTVAVFGPPWMAVKERKVWVKENATLNLSCEASGHPQPTVSWSANGTASQRELDLQTVLSTLTVLVTPELLATGVECAASNSLGRNATLLLLQPVSLTTLPPDSNTTTGRSTTVVSPHARANSTSTEKKLPEPESKGVVIVAVIVCVLVLAVLGAVLYFFYKKGKLPCGRSGKQEITLPPSRKSEFVVEVKSDKLPEETGLLQGSSGDKRAPGDQGEKYIDLRH